A genomic stretch from Ureibacillus composti includes:
- the ltrA gene encoding group II intron reverse transcriptase/maturase produces MQALRYWDYYGMTETYTDLHKRAKNKETFHHLYGIITSRNNILLAYRIIKSNKGSKTPGTDGKTILDIEKYTENDLIEEIRKQLKNYRPKKVRRKLIEKDNGKMRPLGIPCILDRIIQQCFKQVLEPIAEAHFFNHSYGFRPLRSTHHAMARIQYLVNQSQLHYVVDIDIKGFFDNINHTLLIKQLWNLGIRDRQVLACIAKMLKSEIDGEGIPSKGSPQGGLLSPLLSNIVLNELDHWVAKQWELFPLHKPFKTREGQLLAKKRTQLKEGYLVRYADDFKILCRDAKTAERWFHAVKLFLKERLKLDISPEKSKIINLRKNESAFLGFTIRANRKGKKRVAHTFVRAEKIQKIKAEAKKRVKELRSSPTIQNVMRFNSFVLGLHNYFNRATHVNLAFSRLAYEISAMMYNRLRSIGKYAHPTNPPPSYKKFYSLGCKTFKIANIYLYPLANVQTKNTICFTQSLTPFTAEGRAQIYKNLHKNIKQEIALLMESTILTRSVEYMDNRISRYSMKKGNCEITGTFLQAQDVHCHHYIPLYLGGNDKFNNLRILHKDVHKLIHMTDTTKINTLMKSLGITQPMLENINKFRKKCELELIK; encoded by the coding sequence GTGCAAGCTCTACGATATTGGGATTATTATGGTATGACCGAAACCTATACAGACTTACATAAGCGAGCTAAAAATAAAGAAACATTCCACCATTTATACGGCATCATCACGTCGAGGAATAATATCTTATTGGCGTATCGTATAATCAAGTCAAATAAAGGCTCCAAGACCCCAGGTACAGATGGGAAGACCATTTTAGATATTGAGAAATATACTGAGAACGATTTAATAGAAGAAATACGAAAACAGCTCAAGAATTATCGCCCGAAGAAAGTAAGACGGAAGCTAATAGAAAAAGATAATGGCAAAATGAGACCACTCGGCATTCCATGTATCCTCGATAGAATTATTCAACAGTGTTTCAAACAAGTATTAGAACCTATAGCAGAAGCCCATTTCTTCAATCATAGTTATGGATTTAGACCGTTAAGGTCTACTCACCACGCAATGGCGAGAATCCAATACCTAGTCAATCAGTCACAACTCCACTACGTTGTAGACATTGATATTAAGGGCTTTTTTGACAATATCAATCACACCTTACTGATTAAACAGCTTTGGAATTTAGGTATTAGAGACAGGCAAGTCCTTGCCTGTATAGCCAAAATGCTAAAATCAGAGATTGATGGAGAAGGTATACCCTCAAAAGGCTCTCCACAAGGTGGGCTGCTCTCACCACTACTATCAAACATTGTATTAAATGAATTAGATCATTGGGTAGCAAAGCAATGGGAGTTGTTCCCTCTACATAAACCCTTCAAGACAAGAGAAGGTCAACTACTTGCTAAAAAGCGTACCCAACTAAAGGAAGGATATCTAGTTCGTTATGCTGATGACTTTAAAATTCTCTGTCGAGATGCTAAAACGGCCGAAAGGTGGTTTCATGCTGTAAAGCTATTTCTTAAAGAACGGCTAAAACTCGATATTTCACCAGAAAAATCGAAGATTATTAACCTACGTAAAAATGAATCAGCCTTTCTTGGTTTTACTATTCGAGCAAATAGAAAAGGTAAAAAGCGAGTAGCTCACACTTTTGTTCGTGCCGAAAAGATACAGAAAATAAAAGCTGAAGCGAAGAAACGAGTAAAAGAACTTCGTTCTTCACCAACCATTCAAAACGTTATGCGTTTCAATAGCTTTGTATTAGGGTTACACAATTACTTTAATAGAGCGACACACGTCAACTTAGCGTTCTCACGTCTTGCCTATGAAATCAGTGCAATGATGTACAATCGTCTTAGGTCAATCGGGAAGTATGCACATCCAACGAATCCACCCCCATCTTATAAGAAATTCTATAGTTTGGGATGTAAGACATTCAAAATTGCTAATATTTATCTCTATCCGCTAGCGAACGTTCAGACGAAGAATACTATTTGCTTTACTCAAAGTCTAACACCCTTCACGGCAGAAGGTAGAGCTCAGATTTATAAAAATCTACATAAAAATATCAAGCAAGAAATAGCCTTACTGATGGAATCGACGATTCTGACACGCAGTGTCGAATATATGGATAACCGGATTAGTCGATACAGTATGAAAAAAGGAAACTGTGAAATTACAGGTACATTCCTTCAAGCACAAGATGTGCACTGTCATCACTATATTCCTCTGTATCTAGGTGGAAACGACAAGTTCAATAACCTACGCATCCTCCATAAAGATGTTCATAAATTAATCCATATGACTGATACAACTAAGATAAACACACTCATGAAGAGTTTGGGTATCACACAACCGATGCTTGAAAATATTAATAAATTTCGGAAGAAATGTGAGTTAGAACTAATCAAATAA